A window from Enterocloster bolteae encodes these proteins:
- a CDS encoding DUF6550 family protein produces the protein MNHKKGLAIFLSIACAAILGSVFLLGKSPEHTFTPEVTESVSSNSWEERNSQTDSGHVMSKESADKTLPEDSSAEDPVQTVISEDTEQVITELTPIEDKAQVQANTKPTAPPPDEEKQGRLPKCDMLPNAQTSVPESTPEESPQKSSENVSQGQDGQVYDPVFGWIAPSTSQGQVIDNDGDINKQVGTMN, from the coding sequence ATGAACCATAAAAAAGGACTGGCAATCTTCCTAAGCATTGCCTGTGCAGCTATCCTGGGCAGTGTATTCCTATTGGGAAAAAGCCCTGAACATACCTTTACTCCTGAAGTAACAGAATCCGTCTCCAGTAACTCCTGGGAAGAAAGGAACTCTCAAACAGATTCCGGCCATGTCATGTCAAAGGAATCTGCGGATAAGACACTCCCGGAAGACAGCTCTGCAGAAGATCCTGTTCAGACAGTAATCTCAGAAGATACCGAACAGGTTATTACCGAACTGACCCCCATAGAGGATAAGGCTCAGGTGCAGGCGAACACAAAGCCAACAGCACCTCCTCCGGATGAAGAAAAGCAGGGGCGGCTTCCGAAATGTGATATGCTGCCAAATGCCCAGACTTCTGTTCCTGAATCCACCCCGGAAGAAAGCCCTCAGAAATCTTCCGAAAATGTTTCCCAGGGACAGGACGGACAGGTTTACGATCCTGTTTTCGGCTGGATTGCTCCATCCACTTCCCAGGGGCAGGTTATTGACAATGATGGAGATATCAATAAGCAGGTAGGAACGATGAACTGA
- a CDS encoding DUF4320 family protein: protein MLKNEKGEASYISVFIYILVAVILIAFIINVFRIISAKQQMDHAADQLVKQIQLGGSVNGETDALFAFLSGEISGADQLDYHVECSDSTDKIQIGSPFYVTVTGRCSLGGFWNFRLINITIRATGAGVSEHYWK from the coding sequence ATGTTAAAAAATGAAAAGGGAGAGGCTTCCTACATCAGCGTCTTTATATATATTCTGGTGGCAGTGATCCTGATTGCTTTTATTATCAATGTTTTCCGGATTATCAGCGCCAAACAGCAGATGGATCATGCTGCGGATCAGCTGGTAAAACAGATTCAGCTGGGAGGCAGCGTCAACGGTGAAACGGATGCACTCTTTGCGTTCCTTTCCGGTGAAATATCAGGTGCCGACCAGCTGGACTATCATGTGGAGTGCTCCGATTCCACAGACAAAATCCAAATTGGCAGCCCGTTCTATGTTACCGTTACCGGACGCTGCAGTCTGGGCGGCTTCTGGAATTTCCGCTTAATCAATATCACGATCCGGGCTACCGGGGCCGGTGTCAGTGAACATTACTGGAAGTAG
- a CDS encoding helix-turn-helix domain-containing protein, which produces MFDINERIIELRMERHWSEYQLAEKSGIGQSTISSWTRTKSMPTVPNLEKICNAFGITLSQFFADKEERTVSLSPVQQEMLHNFDRLTPEQQENLIRFLSSF; this is translated from the coding sequence ATGTTCGATATCAATGAAAGAATCATAGAACTTCGGATGGAACGTCACTGGTCGGAATATCAGCTTGCAGAGAAATCCGGAATCGGACAGTCCACCATCTCTTCCTGGACACGCACAAAATCTATGCCCACTGTCCCAAATCTGGAGAAAATCTGCAACGCTTTCGGAATCACACTTTCCCAGTTTTTTGCAGACAAAGAAGAACGCACGGTTTCTCTTTCCCCTGTACAGCAGGAAATGCTTCACAATTTTGACCGTTTGACGCCGGAACAACAGGAAAATCTGATCCGCTTTCTGTCATCCTTCTGA
- a CDS encoding nucleotidyl transferase AbiEii/AbiGii toxin family protein: MNLHRDPEAFAELVTAASSELHIPVGIIEKDYYVTLALRELNSRIKGMVFKGGTSLTKCYQVLNRFSEDIDISYAASEGVPGESRKRQLKKAVVSAMEALQFPIINLDDTRSRRSYNCYRATYPTRYAPIAELKPELMIETYIALLPFPTVTRMADNYIHRFLKETDQEHLAEEFDLMPFSITTQAIERTLIDKVFAICDYYLADKVERHSRHLYDIYQILDHTSLDESLIPLIQEVRQLRSPLAICPSAKEDVCIHDILTEIIEKDIYKADYENITRNLLFTDLPYETAMKGLKNFLNQGYFK; encoded by the coding sequence ATGAATTTGCATCGTGATCCGGAGGCATTTGCAGAACTGGTAACTGCTGCCTCCAGCGAATTACATATACCTGTTGGTATTATTGAGAAAGACTATTATGTGACACTTGCCCTCCGTGAACTGAATTCCAGAATCAAGGGCATGGTCTTTAAAGGAGGAACCTCTTTAACCAAGTGCTATCAGGTCTTAAACCGCTTTTCGGAAGACATTGATATCTCCTATGCTGCTTCTGAGGGTGTTCCTGGTGAAAGCAGAAAAAGGCAGCTAAAAAAGGCCGTTGTCTCCGCCATGGAAGCCCTGCAGTTTCCAATTATAAATCTGGACGATACACGCAGCCGGAGAAGCTACAACTGTTACCGGGCCACTTATCCCACTCGCTATGCACCTATAGCTGAATTGAAACCAGAATTAATGATTGAGACTTATATTGCCCTTTTGCCATTTCCCACTGTGACTCGAATGGCAGATAATTATATCCATCGTTTTTTAAAGGAAACTGACCAGGAGCATCTGGCTGAAGAATTTGATCTCATGCCCTTTTCTATCACAACACAGGCTATCGAGAGAACCCTGATTGATAAGGTTTTTGCTATTTGTGATTATTATCTTGCCGATAAGGTAGAGCGTCATTCCAGGCATCTCTACGATATTTATCAGATTCTGGATCATACCTCTCTGGATGAATCCCTGATTCCTTTGATTCAGGAGGTACGCCAGCTACGCAGCCCGCTTGCCATCTGTCCGTCTGCAAAAGAAGATGTCTGTATTCATGACATTTTGACTGAAATCATTGAAAAGGATATTTATAAGGCTGATTACGAAAATATTACCAGAAACCTTCTGTTTACAGATCTTCCTTATGAAACCGCAATGAAAGGTCTAAAAAATTTCTTGAATCAAGGATATTTTAAATAA
- a CDS encoding DUF6088 family protein — translation MLKEYLEKTYGRNEPIFINEIRLEGVNDNSLRQSFTRMVKAGELAHFDTGVYYLPNSSRLLKKSYLDPMKVIMRKYIKNSDETYGYFSGAAFANQLGLTSQMPAVLEIVSNRETTKGRILTVGTQKLRLKCSTIPITDENAGLLQFLNAISQAEKYSELTDEETGRVLRKYARQQNYSRKLLSLALPALTGNTAKKLIEWGIIYEFAS, via the coding sequence ATGCTGAAAGAATATCTGGAAAAAACCTATGGACGCAATGAACCGATTTTCATCAATGAAATCCGTTTGGAAGGCGTGAATGACAATTCTCTTCGTCAGTCTTTTACCAGAATGGTCAAAGCTGGTGAGCTGGCTCACTTTGATACGGGTGTCTATTACCTTCCCAATTCATCACGCCTGCTGAAAAAAAGCTATCTGGATCCTATGAAAGTTATTATGCGCAAATATATTAAAAACTCCGATGAAACATATGGATACTTCTCTGGTGCTGCATTCGCCAACCAGCTGGGTCTGACATCTCAAATGCCTGCTGTTTTGGAAATTGTTTCGAACCGTGAAACCACCAAAGGACGGATTCTTACCGTTGGAACACAGAAATTACGCCTGAAATGCTCCACCATCCCAATTACTGATGAAAACGCAGGGTTACTCCAGTTTTTGAATGCCATTTCCCAGGCAGAAAAGTATTCTGAACTGACAGATGAAGAGACGGGACGTGTTTTAAGAAAGTATGCCAGACAGCAGAACTACTCCAGGAAGCTTTTATCTCTTGCGCTTCCTGCTCTGACAGGCAATACTGCTAAAAAATTGATTGAATGGGGAATTATCTATGAATTTGCATCGTGA
- a CDS encoding S1 RNA-binding domain-containing protein — MANKEMTAEQTTAEVKKDTIDAPALEKRSLTASILTIDSDRAVETQENVEDTIWHDLQNAYRTKKILTGQLGGIERMEGGGTIAIVYYKKFRVAIPLTEMMIHLPEDESHNYGELSQRQNKILGNMLGCEIDFIIKGLDNNSRSLVASRKDAMLKKRQIFYLPDANGNSRVCVDRVVQARVVAVAEKVVRVEIFGVETSILARDLSWDWLGNANEMFHVGDQILVRILDITADDLEHISVRADVKSVNGDTSKANLSKCKIQGKYAGTITDIHKGTVFVRLSIGVNAIAHSCYDSRTPGKKDEVSFVVTRIDEDRNVAVGLISRIIRQNI; from the coding sequence ATGGCAAATAAAGAAATGACTGCAGAACAGACTACTGCAGAAGTAAAAAAGGATACCATTGATGCTCCAGCTCTGGAGAAACGTTCTCTTACCGCATCCATTCTTACTATTGACTCTGACAGAGCTGTAGAAACTCAGGAAAATGTCGAGGATACCATCTGGCATGACCTGCAGAACGCATACCGTACAAAGAAAATCTTAACAGGACAGCTGGGCGGCATTGAACGCATGGAGGGCGGCGGAACCATTGCCATTGTCTATTACAAGAAATTCCGTGTGGCAATTCCTTTGACTGAAATGATGATCCATCTGCCAGAAGACGAATCCCATAACTACGGTGAGCTGTCACAGCGGCAGAATAAGATTCTTGGAAATATGCTTGGCTGTGAAATTGATTTTATTATCAAGGGTCTTGATAATAACAGCCGGAGTCTGGTAGCCAGCCGTAAAGATGCCATGCTGAAAAAGCGGCAGATCTTCTACCTGCCAGATGCAAATGGAAATTCCCGCGTCTGTGTGGATCGTGTTGTTCAGGCCCGCGTGGTCGCCGTCGCCGAAAAGGTAGTCCGGGTAGAAATCTTTGGTGTAGAAACCTCTATTCTGGCTCGCGACCTTTCCTGGGACTGGCTTGGCAACGCCAACGAGATGTTCCATGTAGGAGATCAGATTCTGGTCCGTATCCTGGATATCACTGCAGATGATCTGGAACACATCTCCGTCCGCGCTGATGTGAAGAGCGTCAATGGCGATACCAGCAAAGCAAACCTGAGCAAGTGTAAAATCCAGGGCAAATACGCCGGAACCATCACTGATATTCATAAAGGGACCGTCTTTGTCCGCCTCTCCATTGGAGTCAATGCCATCGCCCACAGCTGCTATGACAGCCGGACTCCCGGCAAAAAGGATGAGGTCAGCTTCGTCGTTACCAGAATTGATGAAGATCGGAATGTGGCCGTTGGATTGATTTCTCGAATTATTCGGCAGAATATTTAA
- a CDS encoding DUF6100 family protein: protein MDRTTLNTRLERIQNEISKLVNTLYALNLTDSDTYPQNYEELSTDAALRAEKIACTLRNLIYSANLVPKPILMQKAADIQGITVTQIDCQVVITLPGLMPKKKKGSNPAFITEPLYQCLADYAGTHPLRRFDQCVVCFSHQYDQNQSARRIRDYDNLECKQILDTVAAFLMKDDSGLLCDVYHCTQFGTEDCTILTIMEKSYFSKWLKAHENAAKYLSDFPSESG, encoded by the coding sequence ATGGACCGAACCACCCTGAATACCCGGCTTGAGCGGATACAAAATGAAATATCCAAACTCGTCAACACACTGTATGCTCTGAACCTGACTGACAGTGATACTTATCCCCAGAACTATGAGGAGCTGAGCACCGATGCTGCATTGCGGGCTGAGAAAATTGCCTGTACTCTCCGCAACCTGATCTACTCTGCCAATCTGGTACCCAAACCGATTCTGATGCAGAAAGCGGCAGATATACAGGGAATTACCGTGACTCAGATTGACTGTCAGGTTGTTATCACTTTGCCGGGATTGATGCCCAAAAAGAAAAAAGGTTCAAACCCTGCTTTTATCACCGAACCCCTTTATCAGTGTCTGGCGGATTATGCCGGCACCCACCCTCTGCGTCGTTTCGACCAGTGTGTTGTGTGCTTTTCACACCAGTACGACCAAAATCAATCTGCCAGGCGCATCCGGGACTATGACAATCTGGAATGTAAACAGATTTTAGATACTGTAGCCGCCTTTCTGATGAAAGATGATTCCGGCCTTTTATGTGATGTTTATCACTGTACCCAGTTTGGTACCGAAGACTGTACGATTCTTACCATTATGGAAAAATCTTATTTTTCAAAATGGCTGAAAGCGCATGAAAATGCTGCCAAGTACCTGTCGGATTTTCCTTCTGAATCCGGCTGA